One Cucurbita pepo subsp. pepo cultivar mu-cu-16 chromosome LG09, ASM280686v2, whole genome shotgun sequence DNA window includes the following coding sequences:
- the LOC111802061 gene encoding uncharacterized protein LOC111802061: MGNCQAVDAASLIIQHPAGKIDRLYWPVNAGEIMKSNPGHYVALLISSEICSSETSDLHCRRRDNHRQTNSTNSNSVRLTRIKLLKPTDSLVLGQIYRLVKTQDVLQGLKAKQEAKMKKSMLDFEGKLQKFEKETEGDSNQIMKSERNRAVCSSAKSRGWQPSLQSISESGS; encoded by the exons ATGGGAAATTGCCAAGCCGTAGACGCAGCATCTCTAATCATACAACACCCAGCCGGAAAAATCGACCGATTATACTGGCCAGTGAACGCCGGCGAGATTATGAAGTCAAATCCCGGCCACTACGTTGCTCTTCTAATCTCCAGCGAAATCTGCTCATCGGAAACCTCTGACCTTCACTGCCGCCGCCGCGATAATCACCGGCAAACAAACAGCACGAATTCTAACTCGGTCCGTTTGACCCGAATCAAGCTGCTCAAGCCCACCGATTCCCTCGTTCTAGGCCAAATTTACCGCCTCGTGAAAACCCAAG ACGTTTTGCAGGGTTTGAAAGCCAAACAGGAAgcgaaaatgaagaaaagcatGTTGgattttgagggaaaacttcaaaaatttgAGAAGGAAACTGAAGGAGATAGTAATCAG ATAATGAAAAGTGAGAGAAACAGAGCAGTGTGTTCATCGGCTAAATCGAGAGGATGGCAGCCTTCTCTGCAAAGCATTTCAGAGAGTGGAAGCTAA
- the LOC111802325 gene encoding snakin-2-like produces MAARFLLLLGVLAFLCLSPASVLHGAVVGFDGNPGGGGGTVRRPNERVMTKIDCGWECKRRCGAHSRPNRCLRVCGTCCLRCNCVPPGTSGNREMCGTCYTGMTTHGNKTKCP; encoded by the exons ATGGCTGCtcgtttccttcttcttcttggagtTCTCGCCTTCCTCTGCCTTTCACCGGCAAGCGTTCTTCATGGTGCGGTGGTCGGCTTTGATGGAAACcccggaggaggaggagggacGGTGAGGAGGCCAAACGAGAGGGTGATGACGAAAATAG ACTGTGGATGGGAGTGCAAGCGTCGATGTGGGGCGCATTCGAGGCCGAACCGGTGCTTGAGGGTGTGCGGGACGTGCTGCTTGCGCTGCAACTGCGTGCCGCCGGGGACTTCAGGTAACCGTGAGATGTGCGGCACTTGCTACACCGGCATGACCACGCATGGCAACAAGACCAAGTGCCCTTAA
- the LOC111802417 gene encoding peroxidase 41-like, protein MPFPFLFLLFLSVPVSVHSKLTLGYYQKTCPNFEKIIRETVTNKQINSPVTAAGTLRLFFHDCMVDGCDASVLISSNTFNKAEREADINHSLSGDAFDVIIHAKTNLELVCPGIVSCSDILAQATRDLVVMVGGPFYNVRLGRKDGMISKLENVEGNLPLVSDSVDQLIDMFAGKGFTTKELVALSGGHTIGFSHCKEFAGRLFNFSATAPTDPDIYPKFAEKLKVMCGNFQKDSDMSAFNDVMTPGKFDNMYYQNLPRGLGLLATDNALGKDPRTKPFVDMYAVNQTAFFNDFAHAMEKLSVHGVKTGRKGEVRRRCDLFNSIKT, encoded by the exons ATgcctttcccttttctttttctccttttcctctCCGTCCCCGTCTCCGTTCACTCGAAACTCACCCTCGGTTATTACCAAAAAACATGTCCCAACTTCGAGAAGATCATCCGCGAGACCGTCACCAATAAACAAATCAATAGTCCAGTTACCGCCGCAGGAACCCTACGACTCTTCTTCCACGATTGCATGGTCGATGGATGCGATGCCTCCGTCCTCATTTCCTCCAATACCTTCAACAAAGCCGAACGTGAAGCCGATATCAACCATTCCCTCTCTGGGGACGCGTTTGATGTCATCATCCATGCCAAAACCAACCTCGAACTCGTTTGTCCTGGCATTGTATCTTGTTCTGATATCTTAGCTCAG GCGACTCGGGATTTGGTGGTGATGGTCGGAGGACCGTTCTACAACGTTCGATTAGGGAGAAAAGATGGGATGATATCAAAATTAGAGAATGTGGAAGGGAACCTCCCATTAGTGAGCGATTCAGTGGACCAACTCATTGATATGTTCGCCGGAAAAGGGTTCACGACCAAAGAATTGGTGGCACTTTCCGGCGGCCATACCATCGGATTCTCCCACTGCAAGGAGTTCGCCGGCCGCCTCTTCAATTTCAGCGCCACCGCACCTACTGACCCAGACATTTACCCAAAATTCGCCGAGAAACTCAAGGTCATGTGCGGTAATTTTCAAAAGGATTCCGACATGTCAGCATTCAACGACGTAATGACACCTGGCAAATTTGACAACATGTACTATCAGAATCTGCCACGTGGACTTGGATTATTGGCTACTGACAATGCGCTAGGTAAGGATCCGAGGACCAAGCCGTTTGTGGATATGTACGCCGTGAACCAAACGGCGTTTTTTAACGACTTCGCTCACGCTATGGAGAAACTCAGTGTTCACGGCGTTAAGACGGGAAGGAAAGGGGAAGTTCGGCGAAGGTGTGATCTGTTCAATTCTATTAAGACATAA
- the LOC111801494 gene encoding putative DNA glycosylase At3g47830, with translation MKKTTCKKRRLQKPEPNGDSPANGPRAKSIRTVNGFNCSTSEPYPAYSSPTSDECLSVRDDLLNLHGFPREFVKYRKERERLSECCSVVDGSGGELAENVKSESVLDGLVKTVLSQNTTEANSEKAFASLKSAFATWEDVLSAESKCIEDAIRCGGLALTKASCIKNILSSLSKRRGKLCLEYLHHLSIDEVKAELSTFKGIGPKTVACVLMFNLQKDDFPVDTHVFEIAKFIGWVPDEADRNKTYLHLNQRIPNHLKFDLNCLLYTHGKLCSKCSKRTGGRQRKVPENQSCPLLKYSKNL, from the exons CTTCAAAAACCAGAGCCAAATGGCGATTCTCCCGCGAATGGACCTCGAGCAAAATCAATCAGAACTGTTAATGGCTTCAATTGCTCAACCAGTGAGCCGTATCCGGCTTATTCTTCGCCCACTTCTGACGAATGTTTGTCCGTACGAGACGATCTGTTGAATCTCCATGGTTTTCCCCGAGAGTTTGTGAAGTAtcggaaggagagagagaggttgaGCGAGTGCTGTTCCGTCGTGGACGGCAGTGGTGGTGAGTTAGCGGAAAATGTGAAATCGGAGAGCGTTCTGGATGGGTTAGTGAAGACAGTGCTATCGCAAAACACTACGGAGGCTAATTCTGAGAAGGCTTTTGCTTCTCTCAAGTCTGCATTTGCTACCTGGGAAGAT GTTCTTTCAGCTGAATCCAAATGCATAGAGGATGCCATAAGATGTGGAGGATTAGCACTCACAAAAGCCTCTTGCATTAAGAACATATTGAGTTCTTTGTCAAAGAGAAGAGGCAAATTATGCCTGGAATACTTGCACCATTTGTCCATCGATGAAGTAAAGGCTGAACTGTCCACCTTCAAAGGAATTGGTCCCAAAACG GTAGCCTGTGTATTGATGTTCAATCTTCAGAAAGACGACTTTCCAGTAGACACCCAT GTCTTCGAGATTGCGAAATTCATCGGTTGGGTCCCGGACGAGGCAGACAGGAACAAAACATATCTTCATCTCAACCAAAGGATCCCAAATCATCTCAAATTTGATCTCAACTGTCTTCTTTACACTCATGGCAAGCTCTGTTCGAAATGTTCGAAGAGAACAGGCGGCCGACAGCGAAAGGTACCCGAAAATCAGTCTTGTCCCTTGTTGAAGTACTCCAAGAAcctttaa